One genomic region from Quercus robur chromosome 4, dhQueRobu3.1, whole genome shotgun sequence encodes:
- the LOC126722894 gene encoding putative pentatricopeptide repeat-containing protein At1g12700, mitochondrial, with product MLHMHPLPSIVDFTQLLGAIARMKHYSVVITLIRDMGSFGITPNVYTLNVLINCYCHLNRVNFGFSVLATILKLGYLPTQPTLNTLLKGLCLQGNISGAVRLVEEMENKGYQPNAITCGTIINGLCKNGQTGVAIKLFRKLEKRNFEQNVVLYSTVIDSLCKDRLVIEALNLLSEMMSKGIQPNVVTYSCVIQGLCNFGQWREAATLLNEMEQRKIMPNVQTFNILVDTRCKEGMLIEAKEVFDVMIQRGIDPNIVTYNSLIDGYCLQNRLDEAVKTFNMMVEKGCSPDVVSYNILINGYCKSKKIDEAKRLFHEMSNKGMIPNVVTYNTLIGGFFRVERVRAAQELFNTMRACGQHPNLLTYVILLDGFCKNRRIVEAMALFQEMEEKKLDHNIVFYNILIDGFCNVGELTTAREIFSGLLAKGLQPNVRTYTIMIKGFCKNELIDEAGELLEEMDSNGCSPDDRTYNTIIQGLLQHSDTSKAIKYLKIMVDKGFSANATTATMFIDLLSSNQVDENIQKLLLKFV from the coding sequence ATGCTTCACATGCACCCTTTGCCTTCCATTGTCGATTTTACTCAATTGTTGGGTGCCATTGCAAGAATGAAGCATTACTCCGTAGTCATTACTCTAATTAGAGATATGGGCTCCTTTGGAATTACTCCCAATGTTTATACTCTCAATGTTTTGATTAATTGCTACTGCCATCTGAACCGGGTCAATTTTGGTTTCTCTGTCTTGGcaacaattttgaaacttggttATCTGCCTACCCAACCTACTCTAAACACTCTTCTTAAAGGTCTCTGTCTTCAAGGTAATATTTCTGGAGCTGTGAGGTTGGTAGAGGAAATGGAGAACAAAGGGTACCAACCTAATGCAATTACTTGTGGGACGATAATAAACGGTCTGTGTAAGAATGGCCAAACTGGTGTGGCTATTAAGTTGTTCAGGAAGCTTGAAAAAAGGAATTTTGAACAAAATGTGGTGCTCTATAGCACGGTCATTGATAGTTTATGTAAGGACAGATTGGTAATTGAGGCTTTGAACCTTTTATCTGAAATGATGAGTAAAGGCATTCAGCCAAATGTTGTCACTTACAGTTGCGTAATTCAAGGACTATGCAATTTTGGCCAGTGGAGGGAGGCTGCTACCTTGTTGAATGAGATGGAACAAAGGAAGATCATGCCAAATGTGCAAACCTTCAACATACTGGTGGACACACGTTGCAAGGAAGGGATGTTAATTGAGGCAAAAGAAGTTTTTGATGTGATGATTCAAAGAGGCATTGATCCTAACATAGTCACTTACAATTCTTTGATTGATGGTTATTGTTTGCAAAACAGACTGGATGAGGCAGTTAAGACATTTAATATGATGGTTGAGAAGGGTTGTTCACCCGATGTGGTTAGCTATAACATATTGATCAATGGATAttgcaaaagtaaaaaaattgatgagGCAAAGCGTCTCTTTCATGAAATGTCCAACAAGGGAATGATTCCTAATGTAGTGACTTACAACACTCTTATAGGTGGGTTTTTTCGAGTGGAGAGAGTCCGGGCTGCACAAGAGCTATTCAATACAATGCGAGCTTGTGGACAACATCCAAATCTCCTAACCTATGTCATCTTGTTAGATGGATTTTGTAAGAATAGACGAATTGTTGAGGCAATGGCATTGTTTCAGGAGatggaagaaaaaaagttgGACCACAATATTGTGTTTTACAACATCTTGATTGATGGTTTCTGCAATGTTGGGGAACTTACAACTGCGAGAGAAATCTTTAGTGGTCTTTTGGCAAAAGGGTTGCAACCTAATGTTCGGACTTACACTATAATGATCAAAGGATTTTGCAAGAATGAACTAATTGATGAAGCGGGTGAGCTGCTTGAGGAAATGGATAGCAACGGTTGTTCACCTGACGATCGCACATATAACACAATAATTCAAGGGTTATTGCAACATAGTGATACATCAAAGGCAATTAAATATCTCAAAATAATGGTTGACAAGGGTTTTTCAGCAAATGCGACCACCGCAACCATGTTTATTGACTTGCTGTCATCGAATCAAGTAGatgaaaatattcaaaaattgCTTCTGAAGTTTGTGTGA
- the LOC126722892 gene encoding methylmalonate-semialdehyde dehydrogenase [acylating], mitochondrial-like isoform X3, with amino-acid sequence MLAELAVEADLPNGVLNIVHGSNEIVNAICDDDDVKAISFAGLNVAGTYVYARASAKGKRIQSNVGAKNHAVVMPDASMDATSNALVAAGFGAAGQKCTALSIVVLRKFDRQGSKQGNFPVLVCHKCNCDETIGLI; translated from the exons ATGCTTGCAGAGTTGGCTGTAGAGGCTGATTTGCCTAATGGTGTCTTAAATATAGTTCATGGCAGCAAT GAAATTGTTAATGCTatttgtgatgatgatgatgttaaAGCTATCTCATTTGCTGGTCTGAATGTG GCAGGCACTTACGTATATGCAAGAGCATCAGCAAAAGGGAAGCGTATCCAG TCCAATGTTGGAGCAAAAAATCATGCAGTTGTCATGCCTGATGCAAGCATGGATGCCACTTCAAATGCACTAGTTGCTGCTGGTTTCGGTGCTGCAGGACAAAAGTGCACGGCACTTAGCATAGTTGTTTTAAGAAAAT TTGATAGACAAGGATCCAAGCAAGGCAATTTCCCTGTTCTGGTCTGCCATAAATGCAATTGTGATGAAACGATTGGATTAATATGA
- the LOC126722892 gene encoding methylmalonate-semialdehyde dehydrogenase [acylating], mitochondrial-like isoform X1, whose protein sequence is MTLICTHLCLITYLMCVCVCTFPGAAVMLAELAVEADLPNGVLNIVHGSNEIVNAICDDDDVKAISFAGLNVAGTYVYARASAKGKRIQSNVGAKNHAVVMPDASMDATSNALVAAGFGAAGQKCTALSIVVLRKFDRQGSKQGNFPVLVCHKCNCDETIGLI, encoded by the exons ATGACATTAATATGCACACATTTGTGCTTAATAACCTActtgatgtgtgtgtgtgtgtgtactttTCCAGGGGCTGCTGTAATGCTTGCAGAGTTGGCTGTAGAGGCTGATTTGCCTAATGGTGTCTTAAATATAGTTCATGGCAGCAAT GAAATTGTTAATGCTatttgtgatgatgatgatgttaaAGCTATCTCATTTGCTGGTCTGAATGTG GCAGGCACTTACGTATATGCAAGAGCATCAGCAAAAGGGAAGCGTATCCAG TCCAATGTTGGAGCAAAAAATCATGCAGTTGTCATGCCTGATGCAAGCATGGATGCCACTTCAAATGCACTAGTTGCTGCTGGTTTCGGTGCTGCAGGACAAAAGTGCACGGCACTTAGCATAGTTGTTTTAAGAAAAT TTGATAGACAAGGATCCAAGCAAGGCAATTTCCCTGTTCTGGTCTGCCATAAATGCAATTGTGATGAAACGATTGGATTAATATGA
- the LOC126722892 gene encoding methylmalonate-semialdehyde dehydrogenase [acylating], mitochondrial-like isoform X2 — protein MLWISLKIHTRGIQIKDLKEGAAVMLAELAVEADLPNGVLNIVHGSNEIVNAICDDDDVKAISFAGLNVAGTYVYARASAKGKRIQSNVGAKNHAVVMPDASMDATSNALVAAGFGAAGQKCTALSIVVLRKFDRQGSKQGNFPVLVCHKCNCDETIGLI, from the exons ATGTTATGGATTTCTCTTAAGATCCACACAAGAGGCATCCAAATTAAAGACCTAAAAGAAG GGGCTGCTGTAATGCTTGCAGAGTTGGCTGTAGAGGCTGATTTGCCTAATGGTGTCTTAAATATAGTTCATGGCAGCAAT GAAATTGTTAATGCTatttgtgatgatgatgatgttaaAGCTATCTCATTTGCTGGTCTGAATGTG GCAGGCACTTACGTATATGCAAGAGCATCAGCAAAAGGGAAGCGTATCCAG TCCAATGTTGGAGCAAAAAATCATGCAGTTGTCATGCCTGATGCAAGCATGGATGCCACTTCAAATGCACTAGTTGCTGCTGGTTTCGGTGCTGCAGGACAAAAGTGCACGGCACTTAGCATAGTTGTTTTAAGAAAAT TTGATAGACAAGGATCCAAGCAAGGCAATTTCCCTGTTCTGGTCTGCCATAAATGCAATTGTGATGAAACGATTGGATTAATATGA